A genomic segment from Neodiprion lecontei isolate iyNeoLeco1 chromosome 1, iyNeoLeco1.1, whole genome shotgun sequence encodes:
- the LOC107225715 gene encoding myeloid leukemia factor isoform X3: MSLFGSLMGDFEEDPIIGTHMRSMRHMNNMMNSLFSDPFGMMGGPAPLTGSNHHRVNSRHNEMQMMPFGFPPMPAFNMNRVFADYGNMGPNNGNCHSFMSSSVMTMTSGPDGRPQVYQASSSTRTAPGGVKETKKTVCDSRTGTKKMAIGHHIGERAHIYEREQNVHNGDEEERQEYINLEEEEAEDFNQEWETRTKHAVGAVDHHTHGPAGYAVSRHRNRREHSPLALPAPTASRLSSRSRWAPSPRRGLRTSYSPKPSSLLSTSRYSRKY; this comes from the exons ATGTCCCTGTTTGGATCCTTGATGGGCGATTTTGAAGAGGATCCCATCATCGG GACTCACATGCGATCTATGCGACATATGAACAACATGATGAACTCGCTCTTTAGCGATCCCTTTGGTATGATGGGTGGACCCGCTCCACTTACTGGGTCAAATCATCACCGGGTAAATTCTCGTCATAACGAAATGCAAATGATGCCGTTTGGCTTTCCCCCGATGCCTGCTTTCAACATGAACCGTGTTTTTGCAGATTAT GGAAACATGGGTCCAAACAACGGAAATTGTCACTCTTTCATGAGTAGCTCTGTCATGACTATGACCAGTGGTCCAGATGGCAGACCACAGGTGTATCAAGCATCATCTTCAACAAGAACTGCACCTGGTGGAGTTAAAGAGACCAAGAAAACTGTCTGCGACTCTCGTACAGGTACAAAAAAGATGGCAATTGGTCATCATATTGGTGAACGAGCTCATATCTATGAACGAGAGCAGAATGTTCATAATGGTGATGAAGAAGAACGTCAAGAATATATAAATCTTGAAGAAG AAGAAGCCGAAGATTTCAACCAGGAATGGGAGACTCGTACTAAGCATGCTGTTGGCGCAGTGGATCACCACACTCATGGACCTGCTGGCTATGCTGTATCTCGGCACAGAAACCGTCGTGAACATAGTCCTCTGGCTTTGCCGGCACCAACAGCAAG CCGACTATCTAGTCGTTCCAGGTGGGCACCTTCTCCAAGGCGAGGTTTGAGAACCTCATATTCTCCAAAGCCCAGCAGTTTATTATCCACATCACG GTACAGCCgcaaatattaa
- the LOC107225715 gene encoding myeloid leukemia factor isoform X6 gives MSLFGSLMGDFEEDPIIGTHMRSMRHMNNMMNSLFSDPFGMMGGPAPLTGSNHHRVNSRHNEMQMMPFGFPPMPAFNMNRVFADYGNMGPNNGNCHSFMSSSVMTMTSGPDGRPQVYQASSSTRTAPGGVKETKKTVCDSRTGTKKMAIGHHIGERAHIYEREQNVHNGDEEERQEYINLEEEEAEDFNQEWETRTKHAVGAVDHHTHGPAGYAVSRHRNRREHSPLALPAPTARYSRKY, from the exons ATGTCCCTGTTTGGATCCTTGATGGGCGATTTTGAAGAGGATCCCATCATCGG GACTCACATGCGATCTATGCGACATATGAACAACATGATGAACTCGCTCTTTAGCGATCCCTTTGGTATGATGGGTGGACCCGCTCCACTTACTGGGTCAAATCATCACCGGGTAAATTCTCGTCATAACGAAATGCAAATGATGCCGTTTGGCTTTCCCCCGATGCCTGCTTTCAACATGAACCGTGTTTTTGCAGATTAT GGAAACATGGGTCCAAACAACGGAAATTGTCACTCTTTCATGAGTAGCTCTGTCATGACTATGACCAGTGGTCCAGATGGCAGACCACAGGTGTATCAAGCATCATCTTCAACAAGAACTGCACCTGGTGGAGTTAAAGAGACCAAGAAAACTGTCTGCGACTCTCGTACAGGTACAAAAAAGATGGCAATTGGTCATCATATTGGTGAACGAGCTCATATCTATGAACGAGAGCAGAATGTTCATAATGGTGATGAAGAAGAACGTCAAGAATATATAAATCTTGAAGAAG AAGAAGCCGAAGATTTCAACCAGGAATGGGAGACTCGTACTAAGCATGCTGTTGGCGCAGTGGATCACCACACTCATGGACCTGCTGGCTATGCTGTATCTCGGCACAGAAACCGTCGTGAACATAGTCCTCTGGCTTTGCCGGCACCAACAGCAAG GTACAGCCgcaaatattaa
- the LOC107225715 gene encoding myeloid leukemia factor isoform X5 yields MSLFGSLMGDFEEDPIIGTHMRSMRHMNNMMNSLFSDPFGMMGGPAPLTGSNHHRVNSRHNEMQMMPFGFPPMPAFNMNRVFADYGNMGPNNGNCHSFMSSSVMTMTSGPDGRPQVYQASSSTRTAPGGVKETKKTVCDSRTGTKKMAIGHHIGERAHIYEREQNVHNGDEEERQEYINLEEEEAEDFNQEWETRTKHAVGAVDHHTHGPAGYAVSRHRNRREHSPLALPAPTARYKKRGRRSGKNTYSKK; encoded by the exons ATGTCCCTGTTTGGATCCTTGATGGGCGATTTTGAAGAGGATCCCATCATCGG GACTCACATGCGATCTATGCGACATATGAACAACATGATGAACTCGCTCTTTAGCGATCCCTTTGGTATGATGGGTGGACCCGCTCCACTTACTGGGTCAAATCATCACCGGGTAAATTCTCGTCATAACGAAATGCAAATGATGCCGTTTGGCTTTCCCCCGATGCCTGCTTTCAACATGAACCGTGTTTTTGCAGATTAT GGAAACATGGGTCCAAACAACGGAAATTGTCACTCTTTCATGAGTAGCTCTGTCATGACTATGACCAGTGGTCCAGATGGCAGACCACAGGTGTATCAAGCATCATCTTCAACAAGAACTGCACCTGGTGGAGTTAAAGAGACCAAGAAAACTGTCTGCGACTCTCGTACAGGTACAAAAAAGATGGCAATTGGTCATCATATTGGTGAACGAGCTCATATCTATGAACGAGAGCAGAATGTTCATAATGGTGATGAAGAAGAACGTCAAGAATATATAAATCTTGAAGAAG AAGAAGCCGAAGATTTCAACCAGGAATGGGAGACTCGTACTAAGCATGCTGTTGGCGCAGTGGATCACCACACTCATGGACCTGCTGGCTATGCTGTATCTCGGCACAGAAACCGTCGTGAACATAGTCCTCTGGCTTTGCCGGCACCAACAGCAAG ATACAAGAAACGTGGAAGGCGATCTGGTAAAAATACCTACTCGAAAAAGTGA
- the LOC107225715 gene encoding myeloid leukemia factor isoform X4 — MSLFGSLMGDFEEDPIIGTHMRSMRHMNNMMNSLFSDPFGMMGGPAPLTGSNHHRVNSRHNEMQMMPFGFPPMPAFNMNRVFADYGNMGPNNGNCHSFMSSSVMTMTSGPDGRPQVYQASSSTRTAPGGVKETKKTVCDSRTGTKKMAIGHHIGERAHIYEREQNVHNGDEEERQEYINLEEEEAEDFNQEWETRTKHAVGAVDHHTHGPAGYAVSRHRNRREHSPLALPAPTASRYKKRGRRSGKNTYSKK; from the exons ATGTCCCTGTTTGGATCCTTGATGGGCGATTTTGAAGAGGATCCCATCATCGG GACTCACATGCGATCTATGCGACATATGAACAACATGATGAACTCGCTCTTTAGCGATCCCTTTGGTATGATGGGTGGACCCGCTCCACTTACTGGGTCAAATCATCACCGGGTAAATTCTCGTCATAACGAAATGCAAATGATGCCGTTTGGCTTTCCCCCGATGCCTGCTTTCAACATGAACCGTGTTTTTGCAGATTAT GGAAACATGGGTCCAAACAACGGAAATTGTCACTCTTTCATGAGTAGCTCTGTCATGACTATGACCAGTGGTCCAGATGGCAGACCACAGGTGTATCAAGCATCATCTTCAACAAGAACTGCACCTGGTGGAGTTAAAGAGACCAAGAAAACTGTCTGCGACTCTCGTACAGGTACAAAAAAGATGGCAATTGGTCATCATATTGGTGAACGAGCTCATATCTATGAACGAGAGCAGAATGTTCATAATGGTGATGAAGAAGAACGTCAAGAATATATAAATCTTGAAGAAG AAGAAGCCGAAGATTTCAACCAGGAATGGGAGACTCGTACTAAGCATGCTGTTGGCGCAGTGGATCACCACACTCATGGACCTGCTGGCTATGCTGTATCTCGGCACAGAAACCGTCGTGAACATAGTCCTCTGGCTTTGCCGGCACCAACAGCAAG CAGATACAAGAAACGTGGAAGGCGATCTGGTAAAAATACCTACTCGAAAAAGTGA
- the LOC107225717 gene encoding 39S ribosomal protein L13, mitochondrial, whose protein sequence is MGNVSSKNFVPRSRKFVRRNQKSFFQHKHDRKYLTSIMSAVKRAQQWATFARTWHLFDATWQNPFDSAQVIIKHLMGLHKPIYHPMNDCGDHVVVMNSRDIALPGDEWRKRVYFHHTTYPGGASWTLAWELHNKNPTLVIKKAVYNGMDGNLQRRHTMQRLHVFPDDKIPEEILKNISNQIRYLRPVPTRLDHISPEEVENYPKIVDYPKQYILR, encoded by the exons ATGGGAAATGTAAGCAGTAAGAACTTTGTGCCAAGGAGCCGGAAATTTGTTCGTAGAAATCAAAAGTCGTTTTTCCAACATAAGCAC GACAGGAAATATCTTACTTCAATAATGTCCGCAGTGAAAAGAGCACAG cAATGGGCTACATTTGCTAGAACCTGGCATCTTTTCGATGCTACATGGCAAAATCCATTTGACAGTGCACAAGTAATAATCAAGCATCTCATGGGTCTACACAAACCCATATACCATCCAATGA ATGATTGCGGAGATCATGTTGTTGTCATGAATAGTAGAGATATCGCCTTACCAGGTGACGAATGGAGGAAACGTGTGTATTTCCACCACACAACCTACCCTGGGGGTGCATCGTGGACACTTGCCTGGGAATTGCACAACAAAAATCCTACATTG GTCATAAAAAAAGCTGTGTATAATGGAATGGACGGCAACTTACAACGAAGGCATACAATGCAACGTTTACATGTTTTCCCTGACGATAAAATCCCTGAAGAGATCTTGAAAAACATCAGTAATCAAATTAGATATTTGAGACCTGTCCCAACTCGATTGGATCATATTTCACCAGAAGAAGTCGAAAACTACCCGAAAATTGTAGACTATCCAAAACAGTATATTCTGCGTTAA
- the LOC107225716 gene encoding leukotriene A-4 hydrolase, whose protein sequence is MGLAVRPFLIRSLKYISFLTLFIPAQWSAAANMSLSPGDPNSYSRPDLAVVTHIDLHLRVDFDKKVLVGSVILDVKKSGDTNEVILDNRGLTISTVLNVADGSPLEFVKGESVTYGSKLSIKLPQVQSPNNTYKIEIQYATSPSASGLQWLEPEQTAGGKYPYMFSQCQAIHARSILPCQDTPSVKATYTAEIKAPANLTVLMSALHDGIVESGGDIRIHKFHQPVPIPVYLIALAVGKLVSQRVGPRSHVWAEKELIEQSAFEFSETETMLRTAEDICGPYVWEIYDLLILPPSFPFGGMENPCLTFVTPTLLAGDRSLADVVAHEIAHSWTGNLVTNANFEHFWLNEGFTMFVQRKIQGRIHGDKFRDFSAIRGLKALRETIAVCGETDLLTYLVPNLIGMDPDDAFSTVPYEKGHTFVYYIEQLLGGPEVFEPFLKSYLNTYKYKSIVTLTWKGYLYDYFKDKVDVLNSIDWDTWLYRPGMPPVIPAYDTTLTQVCRELADRWLHWDENTTSPFNMSDITKLSSNQKIEFLAELLLANETLSQKKLEVMNQVYKFDPMKNSEIRFQWIRLSLKGRWRAKVSLALTFVTEQGRMKFIRPIYRDLYAWEEVRQQAIDTFLANKHKMMYVSAHAVAEDLCLNSDV, encoded by the exons ATGGGATTAGCGGTGCGTCCATTTCTGATACGCTCTCTGAAGTACATTTCTTTCCTAACGTTATTCATTCCGGCTCAGTGGTCGGCAGCAGCAAACATGTCGTTGAGTCCAGGAGATCCGAATTCCTATTCACGGCCCG ACTTAGCCGTGGTGACGCATATTGATCTGCACCTGCGTGTGGATTTTGACAAAAAAGTATTGGTTGGAAGCGTTATTTTGGATGTTAAAAAATCTGGGGATACCAACGAAGTG ATTTTGGATAACCGAGGGTTGACCATTTCGACTGTGCTTAATGTTGCCGATGGTTCGCCATTAGAGTTTGTCAAAGGGGAATCAGTGACATATGGGTCAAAACTCAGCATCAAACTGCCTCAAGTGCAATCTCCAAATAATac atataaaattgaaatacagTATGCGACTTCGCCCAGTGCCAGTGGTTTACAATGGCTAGAGCCAGAACAAACAGCGGGTGGAAAATATCCATACATGTTTTCACAATGTCAG GCTATTCATGCCCGTTCTATATTGCCCTGCCAAGACACTCCGTCTGTGAAAGCGACCTATACTGCTGAG ATAAAAGCACCAGCAAATTTGACTGTCCTCATGTCTGCTTTGCATGACGGGATAGTAGAATCTGGTGGGGATATCAGAATACACAAATTTCACCAGCCAGTTCCAATTCCTGTCTATTTAATTGCACTCGCTGTTGGAAAATTAGTCTCCCAGAGAGTCGGCCCAAGATCACATGTCTGGGCGGAAAAGGAGCTCATTGAGCAAAGTGCATTTGAATTTAGCGAAACAGAAACTATGCTAAGAACTGCTGAAGATATTTGTGGCCCTTACGTTTGGG aaatttatGACTTGTTGATTTTACCACCGAGCTTTCCATTTGGCGGTATGGAAAATCCTTGTTTAACTTTTGTAACACCGACTCTCTTGGCTGGGGATCGTTCTCTGGCTGATGTGGTTGCTCATGAAATAGCTCACAGCTGGACTGGAAACTTGGTGACAAATGCAAACTTTGAACACTTTTGGCTAAATGAGGGATTCACTATGTTCGTTCAACGAAAAATACAGGGGAGAATACATGGTGATAAATTTCGGGACTTTTCAGCTATTAGAGGGCTCAAGGCGTTACGTGAAACT ATTGCAGTATGTGGTGAAACTGATCTACTTACATACCTTGTGCCAAACTTGATAGGCATGGATCCTGATGATGCTTTTTCAACGGTACCCTATGAAAAAGGTCACACATTTGTGTACTACATCGAGCAGCTTCTCGGAGGACCTGAAGTGTTTGAaccatttttgaaatcttattTGAACACATATAAGTACAAAAGTATAGTGACATTGACTTGGAAAGGGTATTTATATGATTACTTCAAGGACAAAGTTGAT GTCCTAAACTCTATTGATTGGGATACATGGCTTTACAGACCAGGGATGCCCCCTGTAATCCCAGCGTATGACACAACTTTGACACAAGTGTGCAGAGAATTAGCAGATCGGTGGCTTCATTGGGACGAAAATACAACAAGCCCATTCAACATGTCAGATATCACAAAATTAAGTTCAAATCAAAAGATTGAATTTCTGGCTGAATTATTACTAGCCAATGAAACGTTATCACAAAAAAAGTTGGAAGTTATGAATCAAGTGTACAAGTTCGATCCtatgaaaaattcagaaatcag ATTTCAATGGATACGTTTGTCACTCAAGGGTCGCTGGAGAGCCAAAGTATCACTTGCGTTAACCTTTGTAACGGAACAAGGACGTATGAAATTTATTAGACCGATTTACCGAGACTTATATGCATGGGAAGAAGTCCGCCAACAAGCCATTGATACATTTTTGGCAAACAAACATAAAATGATGTATGTCAGCGCTCATGCAGTGGCCGAAGATTTGTGTCTAAACAGTGATGTGTGA
- the LOC107225721 gene encoding eukaryotic translation initiation factor 3 subunit J isoform X1, with product MDDEWDADNVEAKFDLAMRSNKWEGEDEEEDVKDSWEDVEEEKKDVEKAAEVPKAKAKPKKTLADKIEEREKKTREEAERKAKEKEEALTPEERRAEMLRRQRLQEEADLRLAMETFGVNPEAATGLDSMTPDTKEDFDQFSEALLKKINQFNKHAEFTTFAEEFIKNIAVNLSSTSLKKVKTTIENLAIEKQKIEKGDKGKKNKGKGKAKLRVEGDNSHLNEYGDYGFDDEFNDFM from the exons ATGGATGACGAGTGGG ACGCGGATAATGTTGAGGCCAAATTCGACCTCGCAATGAGGTCCAATAAATGGGAAGGCGAAGATGAAGAGGAAGACGTTAAG GATAGTTGGGAAGATgtggaagaggaaaaaaaagatgtagAAAAGGCTGCTGAGGTGCCAAAGGCTAAAGCAAAACCTAAAAAAACATTGGCCGATAAAATCGAGGAGCGTGAG AAAAAGACGCGAGAAGAAGCAGAAAGAAAGGCGAAGGAAAAGGAAGAGGCCTTAACACCTGAGGAAAGGAGAGCGGAAATGTTGAGACGTCAGAGGCTTCAGGAAGAAGCGGATCTTCGACTAGCCATGGAAACATTTG GTGTGAACCCTGAAGCTGCTACAGGACTTGACTCTATGACACCTGACACAAAAGAAGATTTCGACCAGTTCAGTGAAGCacttttaaagaaaataaaccaATTCAACAAGCATGCTGAGTTTACCACGTTCGCCGAAGAGTTCATTAAAAACATTGCCGTGAATT TGTCTtcgacaagtttgaaaaaagtgaaaacgacaattgaaaatttagctatcgaaaaacaaaagattGAAAAAGGGGATAAGGGTAAGAAGAACAAGGGTAAAGGCAAAGCAAAACTACGAGTCGAGGGTGATAATTCACATCTAAATGAGTATGGCGATTATGGTTTTGATGACGAATTTAATGATTTTATGTAG
- the LOC107225721 gene encoding eukaryotic translation initiation factor 3 subunit J isoform X2: MDDEWDADNVEAKFDLAMRSNKWEGEDEEEDVKKKTREEAERKAKEKEEALTPEERRAEMLRRQRLQEEADLRLAMETFGVNPEAATGLDSMTPDTKEDFDQFSEALLKKINQFNKHAEFTTFAEEFIKNIAVNLSSTSLKKVKTTIENLAIEKQKIEKGDKGKKNKGKGKAKLRVEGDNSHLNEYGDYGFDDEFNDFM; encoded by the exons ATGGATGACGAGTGGG ACGCGGATAATGTTGAGGCCAAATTCGACCTCGCAATGAGGTCCAATAAATGGGAAGGCGAAGATGAAGAGGAAGACGTTAAG AAAAAGACGCGAGAAGAAGCAGAAAGAAAGGCGAAGGAAAAGGAAGAGGCCTTAACACCTGAGGAAAGGAGAGCGGAAATGTTGAGACGTCAGAGGCTTCAGGAAGAAGCGGATCTTCGACTAGCCATGGAAACATTTG GTGTGAACCCTGAAGCTGCTACAGGACTTGACTCTATGACACCTGACACAAAAGAAGATTTCGACCAGTTCAGTGAAGCacttttaaagaaaataaaccaATTCAACAAGCATGCTGAGTTTACCACGTTCGCCGAAGAGTTCATTAAAAACATTGCCGTGAATT TGTCTtcgacaagtttgaaaaaagtgaaaacgacaattgaaaatttagctatcgaaaaacaaaagattGAAAAAGGGGATAAGGGTAAGAAGAACAAGGGTAAAGGCAAAGCAAAACTACGAGTCGAGGGTGATAATTCACATCTAAATGAGTATGGCGATTATGGTTTTGATGACGAATTTAATGATTTTATGTAG
- the LOC124292621 gene encoding putative nuclease HARBI1, which translates to MVNVGPNDEDEGEVQRAPKRYIRDGQNPFEFYSEQEFKRRFRFSKDGIMYGILPRIEAALVSANNRGLPIPPVMQLLICLRFYATASFQLVNGDLMTISQSTVSRIIHRVSAQIASLIHAIIKFPSTEAAMIANRDLFRQLGARREGIGLPGVDGAIDCTHIRLCHTKFADLQEVYRNRKGYFSLNVQAVIGPNMEFLDVVPEWPGSNHDSQIFQNSRIYMRYHERQLTGTLVGDAGYPCLPFLLTPLANPITDAQQRYNNVQSRTRQIVERTFGVWKRRFPCLSRGLGTKLLCSTTIVVACAVLHNLSLTLDNALPEDNRIEEEEADELPPQAPHWQPGEGFAIREALIERLFI; encoded by the exons ATGGTCAACGTTGGGCCGAATGACGAAGACGAGGGTGAAGTACAGCGAGCTCCGAAGAGATACATCAGAGATGGTCAAAACCCGTTCGAGTTTTATTCCGAGCAGGAGTTCAAACGGCGATTCCGATTTTCAAAGGATGGTATTATGTACGGAATACTACCTAGAATTGAAGCTGCCTTAGTCAGTGCCAATAATCGTGGTCTACCAATTCCACCTGTCATGCAATTATTAATATGTCTACGATTTTACGCTACCGCTAGCTTTCAA CTCGTCAACGGAGATCTGATGACTATATCGCAGTCTACAGTATCGAGGATAATACACAGAGTATCGGCTCAAATTGCATCATTGATTCACgcaattatcaaatttcctaGTACGGAAGCTGCTATGATCGCAAACAGAGATCTATTCAGACAACTTGGTGCACGCAGGGAGGGTATCGGTTTACCTGGCGTTGATGGCGCTATCGACTGCACTCACATTCGATTATGTCATACGAAATTTGCAGACCTGCAGGAGGTTTATAGGAATCGTAAGGGATATTTTTCCCTCAATGTACAG GCAGTTATCGGACCCAATATGGAATTCTTGGATGTGGTTCCGGAATGGCCTGGAAGTAACCATGACAGtcaaatattccaaaattcacGAATTTACATGCGGTATCATGAGAGACAACTTACTGGAACCCTGGTTGGAGATGCCGGCTATCCGTGCTTGCCATTTCTGCTGACTCCACTGGCAAATCCAATTACAGATGCTCAACAAAG GTATAACAACGTACAAAGCAGAACAAGgcaaattgttgaaagaaCATTTGGAGTTTGGAAGCGACGTTTTCCTTGCCTATCCCGAGGTTTGGGAACCAAATTGTTGTGCTCTACCACAATTGTTGTAGCTTGTGCCGTACTACACAATTTATCACTAACATTGGATAATGCTCTTCCGGAAGATAATCGcatcgaggaagaagaagcggATGAATTGCCACCTCAAGCACCGCATTGGCAGCCTGGAGAGGGTTTTGCAATACGCGAAGCTCTAATCGAACGgttattcatttaa